A region from the Benincasa hispida cultivar B227 chromosome 10, ASM972705v1, whole genome shotgun sequence genome encodes:
- the LOC120088267 gene encoding ribulose bisphosphate carboxylase/oxygenase activase, chloroplastic isoform X19 produces the protein MAATVSTVGAVNRTTLNNSNYGGLVPNSAFLGSRLKASSRFTTSKMVIGNFKIVAEHDEEKQTEKDKWRGLAFDTSDDQQDITRGKGLADPLFQAPMGTGTHNAVMSSYEYISAGLREYNFDNSVDGFYIAPAFMDKLMVHIVKNFLNLPNIKVPLILGIWGGKGQGKSFQCELVFAKMGINPIMMSAGELESGNAGEPAKLLRQRYREAADIIKKGKMCCLFINDLDAGAGRLGGTTQYTVNNQMVNATLMNIADNPTNVQLPGMYNKEENPRVPIIVTGNDFSTLYAPLIRDGRMDKFYWAPTREDRIGICTGIFRTDDVPIEDIVKLVDTFPGQSIDFFGALRARVYDDEVRKWAVGVGVESIGRNLVNSKEGPPTFDQPKMTLEKLLEYGNMLIMEQENVKRVKLADKYLNEAALGDANVDVVQFETSQEAALEVANEDVVQSETSNEVALEDANEDVESGTPNDTVEALIDTNEEVVQPETSYVPLGNTNEDAVQSKTSNEVAVDDATEDVVQAGTSESALVDANEDVVQSGTSNETATIDANKDVVVQSGTSYESMGEEERNKLISLFLKAVQIHLLKTMSQQPDSTTKASSIDS, from the exons ATGGCTGCCACGGTTTCAACCGTTGGAGCTGTTAATAGAACAACG TTAAACAACAGTAACTATGGAGGTTTAGTTCCAAACTCTGCGTTTTTGGGCAGCAGGTTGAAGGCCAGTTCCAGATTCACCACCTCAAAAATGGTGATTGGAAACTTCAAGATTGTTGCCGAGCATGATGAGGAGAAGCAGACCGAGAAGGACAAATGGCGAGGCCTTGCTTTTGATACTTCTGATGACCAGCAAGACATTACCAGAGGGAAGGGATTGGCGGATCCTCTTTTCCAAGCTCCCATGGGGACAGGAACTCACAATGCTGTTATGAGTTCATATGAATACATTAGTGCTGGACTTCGAGA ATACAACTTCGACAATAGTGTGGATGGATTTTACATAGCTCCAGCTTTTATGGACAAACTTATGGTTCACATTGTTAAGAACTTCCTGAACCTTCCAAACATTAAG GTTCCTCTCATTCTGGGTATTTGGGGAGGTAAAGGTCAAGGAAAGTCTTTCCAGTGTGAACTTGTATTTGCCAAGATGGGAATCAA CCCTATTATGATGAGTGCTGGGGAATTAGAAAGTGGGAATGCAGGAGAGCCAGCAAAGTTGCTCAGGCAAAGATACAGAGAGGCGGCTGATATCATCAAGAAAGGGAAAATGTGTTGTCTTTTTATCAACGATCTTGATGCTGGAGCTGGAAGGCTTGGTGGGACTACCCAGTACACAGTGAATAACCAGATGGTAAATGCTACTCTTATGAACATTGCTGACAACCCAACCAATGTGCAGTTACCAGGCATGTATAACAAAGAAGAAAATCCCAGAGTTCCCATCATAGTAACTGGTAATGACTTCTCAACGTTATATGCGCCCCTCATTCGTGATGGTCGCATGGATAAGTTTTATTGGGCTCCGACTCGTGAAGATCGTATTGGTATTTGCACTGGAATCTTTAGGACTGATGATGTGCCTATCGAGGACATTGTCAAACTTGTTGACACCTTCCCAGGGCAGTCGATAG ACTTCTTTGGTGCTTTGAGAGCTCGAGTTTATGATGATGAAGTGAGAAAGTGGGCTGTAGGCGTTGGCGTTGAGAGCATTGGAAGAAATCTTGTTAACTCCAAGGAAGGTCCCCCAACTTTTGACCAACCAAAGATGACACTAGAAAAGCTTCTCGAATATGGCAACATGCTCATCATGGAACAGGAGAACGTGAAGAGAGTTAAATTGGCTGACAAGTATCTGAACGAAGCTGCTCTTGGAGATGCAAATGTGGATGTTGTTCAGTTTGAGACTTCTCAGG aAGCTGCCCTCGAAGTTGCAAATGAAGATGTTGTTCAGTCAGAGACTTCTAACG AAGTTGCTCTTGAAGATGCAAATGAGGATGTTGAGTCAGGAACTCCAAATG ATACTGTTGAGGCTCTTATAGATACAAATGAGGAAGTTGTTCAGCCAGAAACATCTTATG TTCCTCTTGGAAATACAAATGAGGATGCTGTTCAGTCAAAAACTTCTAATG AAGTTGCTGTCGACGATGCAACTGAGGATGTTGTTCAGGCAGGAACTTCTG aATCGGCTCTTGTAGATGCAAATGAGGATGTCGTTCAGTCAGGAACATCTAATG aaACTGCTACTATAGATGCAAATAAGGATGTTGTTGTTCAATCAGGAACTTCTTATG aaTCTATGGGGGAAGAGGAACGCAACAAGTTAATATCACTGTTCCTGAAGGCTGTGCAGATTCATCTACTAAAAACTATGTCCCAACAGCCAGATTCAACAACAAAAGCTTCCAGCATTGACTCTTAG
- the LOC120088267 gene encoding ribulose bisphosphate carboxylase/oxygenase activase, chloroplastic isoform X10 — MAATVSTVGAVNRTTLNNSNYGGLVPNSAFLGSRLKASSRFTTSKMVIGNFKIVAEHDEEKQTEKDKWRGLAFDTSDDQQDITRGKGLADPLFQAPMGTGTHNAVMSSYEYISAGLREYNFDNSVDGFYIAPAFMDKLMVHIVKNFLNLPNIKVPLILGIWGGKGQGKSFQCELVFAKMGINPIMMSAGELESGNAGEPAKLLRQRYREAADIIKKGKMCCLFINDLDAGAGRLGGTTQYTVNNQMVNATLMNIADNPTNVQLPGMYNKEENPRVPIIVTGNDFSTLYAPLIRDGRMDKFYWAPTREDRIGICTGIFRTDDVPIEDIVKLVDTFPGQSIDFFGALRARVYDDEVRKWAVGVGVESIGRNLVNSKEGPPTFDQPKMTLEKLLEYGNMLIMEQENVKRVKLADKYLNEAALGDANVDVVQFETSQAALEVANEDVVQSETSNVALEDANEDVESGTPNAALENANEDTVEALIDTNEEVVQPETSYEVPLGNTNEDAVQSKTSNEVAVDDATEDVVQAGTSESALVDANEDVVQSGTSNETATIDANKDVVVQSGTSYESMGEEERNKLISLFLKAVQIHLLKTMSQQPDSTTKASSIDS; from the exons ATGGCTGCCACGGTTTCAACCGTTGGAGCTGTTAATAGAACAACG TTAAACAACAGTAACTATGGAGGTTTAGTTCCAAACTCTGCGTTTTTGGGCAGCAGGTTGAAGGCCAGTTCCAGATTCACCACCTCAAAAATGGTGATTGGAAACTTCAAGATTGTTGCCGAGCATGATGAGGAGAAGCAGACCGAGAAGGACAAATGGCGAGGCCTTGCTTTTGATACTTCTGATGACCAGCAAGACATTACCAGAGGGAAGGGATTGGCGGATCCTCTTTTCCAAGCTCCCATGGGGACAGGAACTCACAATGCTGTTATGAGTTCATATGAATACATTAGTGCTGGACTTCGAGA ATACAACTTCGACAATAGTGTGGATGGATTTTACATAGCTCCAGCTTTTATGGACAAACTTATGGTTCACATTGTTAAGAACTTCCTGAACCTTCCAAACATTAAG GTTCCTCTCATTCTGGGTATTTGGGGAGGTAAAGGTCAAGGAAAGTCTTTCCAGTGTGAACTTGTATTTGCCAAGATGGGAATCAA CCCTATTATGATGAGTGCTGGGGAATTAGAAAGTGGGAATGCAGGAGAGCCAGCAAAGTTGCTCAGGCAAAGATACAGAGAGGCGGCTGATATCATCAAGAAAGGGAAAATGTGTTGTCTTTTTATCAACGATCTTGATGCTGGAGCTGGAAGGCTTGGTGGGACTACCCAGTACACAGTGAATAACCAGATGGTAAATGCTACTCTTATGAACATTGCTGACAACCCAACCAATGTGCAGTTACCAGGCATGTATAACAAAGAAGAAAATCCCAGAGTTCCCATCATAGTAACTGGTAATGACTTCTCAACGTTATATGCGCCCCTCATTCGTGATGGTCGCATGGATAAGTTTTATTGGGCTCCGACTCGTGAAGATCGTATTGGTATTTGCACTGGAATCTTTAGGACTGATGATGTGCCTATCGAGGACATTGTCAAACTTGTTGACACCTTCCCAGGGCAGTCGATAG ACTTCTTTGGTGCTTTGAGAGCTCGAGTTTATGATGATGAAGTGAGAAAGTGGGCTGTAGGCGTTGGCGTTGAGAGCATTGGAAGAAATCTTGTTAACTCCAAGGAAGGTCCCCCAACTTTTGACCAACCAAAGATGACACTAGAAAAGCTTCTCGAATATGGCAACATGCTCATCATGGAACAGGAGAACGTGAAGAGAGTTAAATTGGCTGACAAGTATCTGAACGAAGCTGCTCTTGGAGATGCAAATGTGGATGTTGTTCAGTTTGAGACTTCTCAGG CTGCCCTCGAAGTTGCAAATGAAGATGTTGTTCAGTCAGAGACTTCTAACG TTGCTCTTGAAGATGCAAATGAGGATGTTGAGTCAGGAACTCCAAATG CAGCTCTTGAAAATGCCAACGAAGATACTGTTGAGGCTCTTATAGATACAAATGAGGAAGTTGTTCAGCCAGAAACATCTTATG AAGTTCCTCTTGGAAATACAAATGAGGATGCTGTTCAGTCAAAAACTTCTAATG AAGTTGCTGTCGACGATGCAACTGAGGATGTTGTTCAGGCAGGAACTTCTG aATCGGCTCTTGTAGATGCAAATGAGGATGTCGTTCAGTCAGGAACATCTAATG aaACTGCTACTATAGATGCAAATAAGGATGTTGTTGTTCAATCAGGAACTTCTTATG aaTCTATGGGGGAAGAGGAACGCAACAAGTTAATATCACTGTTCCTGAAGGCTGTGCAGATTCATCTACTAAAAACTATGTCCCAACAGCCAGATTCAACAACAAAAGCTTCCAGCATTGACTCTTAG
- the LOC120088267 gene encoding ribulose bisphosphate carboxylase/oxygenase activase, chloroplastic isoform X9, which yields MAATVSTVGAVNRTTLNNSNYGGLVPNSAFLGSRLKASSRFTTSKMVIGNFKIVAEHDEEKQTEKDKWRGLAFDTSDDQQDITRGKGLADPLFQAPMGTGTHNAVMSSYEYISAGLREYNFDNSVDGFYIAPAFMDKLMVHIVKNFLNLPNIKVPLILGIWGGKGQGKSFQCELVFAKMGINPIMMSAGELESGNAGEPAKLLRQRYREAADIIKKGKMCCLFINDLDAGAGRLGGTTQYTVNNQMVNATLMNIADNPTNVQLPGMYNKEENPRVPIIVTGNDFSTLYAPLIRDGRMDKFYWAPTREDRIGICTGIFRTDDVPIEDIVKLVDTFPGQSIDFFGALRARVYDDEVRKWAVGVGVESIGRNLVNSKEGPPTFDQPKMTLEKLLEYGNMLIMEQENVKRVKLADKYLNEAALGDANVDVVQFETSQEAALEVANEDVVQSETSNVALEDANEDVESGTPNALENANEDTVEALIDTNEEVVQPETSYEVPLGNTNEDAVQSKTSNEVAVDDATEDVVQAGTSESALVDANEDVVQSGTSNETATIDANKDVVVQSGTSYESMGEEERNKLISLFLKAVQIHLLKTMSQQPDSTTKASSIDS from the exons ATGGCTGCCACGGTTTCAACCGTTGGAGCTGTTAATAGAACAACG TTAAACAACAGTAACTATGGAGGTTTAGTTCCAAACTCTGCGTTTTTGGGCAGCAGGTTGAAGGCCAGTTCCAGATTCACCACCTCAAAAATGGTGATTGGAAACTTCAAGATTGTTGCCGAGCATGATGAGGAGAAGCAGACCGAGAAGGACAAATGGCGAGGCCTTGCTTTTGATACTTCTGATGACCAGCAAGACATTACCAGAGGGAAGGGATTGGCGGATCCTCTTTTCCAAGCTCCCATGGGGACAGGAACTCACAATGCTGTTATGAGTTCATATGAATACATTAGTGCTGGACTTCGAGA ATACAACTTCGACAATAGTGTGGATGGATTTTACATAGCTCCAGCTTTTATGGACAAACTTATGGTTCACATTGTTAAGAACTTCCTGAACCTTCCAAACATTAAG GTTCCTCTCATTCTGGGTATTTGGGGAGGTAAAGGTCAAGGAAAGTCTTTCCAGTGTGAACTTGTATTTGCCAAGATGGGAATCAA CCCTATTATGATGAGTGCTGGGGAATTAGAAAGTGGGAATGCAGGAGAGCCAGCAAAGTTGCTCAGGCAAAGATACAGAGAGGCGGCTGATATCATCAAGAAAGGGAAAATGTGTTGTCTTTTTATCAACGATCTTGATGCTGGAGCTGGAAGGCTTGGTGGGACTACCCAGTACACAGTGAATAACCAGATGGTAAATGCTACTCTTATGAACATTGCTGACAACCCAACCAATGTGCAGTTACCAGGCATGTATAACAAAGAAGAAAATCCCAGAGTTCCCATCATAGTAACTGGTAATGACTTCTCAACGTTATATGCGCCCCTCATTCGTGATGGTCGCATGGATAAGTTTTATTGGGCTCCGACTCGTGAAGATCGTATTGGTATTTGCACTGGAATCTTTAGGACTGATGATGTGCCTATCGAGGACATTGTCAAACTTGTTGACACCTTCCCAGGGCAGTCGATAG ACTTCTTTGGTGCTTTGAGAGCTCGAGTTTATGATGATGAAGTGAGAAAGTGGGCTGTAGGCGTTGGCGTTGAGAGCATTGGAAGAAATCTTGTTAACTCCAAGGAAGGTCCCCCAACTTTTGACCAACCAAAGATGACACTAGAAAAGCTTCTCGAATATGGCAACATGCTCATCATGGAACAGGAGAACGTGAAGAGAGTTAAATTGGCTGACAAGTATCTGAACGAAGCTGCTCTTGGAGATGCAAATGTGGATGTTGTTCAGTTTGAGACTTCTCAGG aAGCTGCCCTCGAAGTTGCAAATGAAGATGTTGTTCAGTCAGAGACTTCTAACG TTGCTCTTGAAGATGCAAATGAGGATGTTGAGTCAGGAACTCCAAATG CTCTTGAAAATGCCAACGAAGATACTGTTGAGGCTCTTATAGATACAAATGAGGAAGTTGTTCAGCCAGAAACATCTTATG AAGTTCCTCTTGGAAATACAAATGAGGATGCTGTTCAGTCAAAAACTTCTAATG AAGTTGCTGTCGACGATGCAACTGAGGATGTTGTTCAGGCAGGAACTTCTG aATCGGCTCTTGTAGATGCAAATGAGGATGTCGTTCAGTCAGGAACATCTAATG aaACTGCTACTATAGATGCAAATAAGGATGTTGTTGTTCAATCAGGAACTTCTTATG aaTCTATGGGGGAAGAGGAACGCAACAAGTTAATATCACTGTTCCTGAAGGCTGTGCAGATTCATCTACTAAAAACTATGTCCCAACAGCCAGATTCAACAACAAAAGCTTCCAGCATTGACTCTTAG
- the LOC120088267 gene encoding ribulose bisphosphate carboxylase/oxygenase activase, chloroplastic isoform X6: MAATVSTVGAVNRTTLNNSNYGGLVPNSAFLGSRLKASSRFTTSKMVIGNFKIVAEHDEEKQTEKDKWRGLAFDTSDDQQDITRGKGLADPLFQAPMGTGTHNAVMSSYEYISAGLREYNFDNSVDGFYIAPAFMDKLMVHIVKNFLNLPNIKVPLILGIWGGKGQGKSFQCELVFAKMGINPIMMSAGELESGNAGEPAKLLRQRYREAADIIKKGKMCCLFINDLDAGAGRLGGTTQYTVNNQMVNATLMNIADNPTNVQLPGMYNKEENPRVPIIVTGNDFSTLYAPLIRDGRMDKFYWAPTREDRIGICTGIFRTDDVPIEDIVKLVDTFPGQSIDFFGALRARVYDDEVRKWAVGVGVESIGRNLVNSKEGPPTFDQPKMTLEKLLEYGNMLIMEQENVKRVKLADKYLNEAALGDANVDVVQFETSQEAALEVANEDVVQSETSNEVALEDANEDVESGTPNAALENANEDTVEALIDTNEEVVQPETSYEVPLGNTNEDAVQSKTSNVAVDDATEDVVQAGTSESALVDANEDVVQSGTSNETATIDANKDVVVQSGTSYESMGEEERNKLISLFLKAVQIHLLKTMSQQPDSTTKASSIDS, from the exons ATGGCTGCCACGGTTTCAACCGTTGGAGCTGTTAATAGAACAACG TTAAACAACAGTAACTATGGAGGTTTAGTTCCAAACTCTGCGTTTTTGGGCAGCAGGTTGAAGGCCAGTTCCAGATTCACCACCTCAAAAATGGTGATTGGAAACTTCAAGATTGTTGCCGAGCATGATGAGGAGAAGCAGACCGAGAAGGACAAATGGCGAGGCCTTGCTTTTGATACTTCTGATGACCAGCAAGACATTACCAGAGGGAAGGGATTGGCGGATCCTCTTTTCCAAGCTCCCATGGGGACAGGAACTCACAATGCTGTTATGAGTTCATATGAATACATTAGTGCTGGACTTCGAGA ATACAACTTCGACAATAGTGTGGATGGATTTTACATAGCTCCAGCTTTTATGGACAAACTTATGGTTCACATTGTTAAGAACTTCCTGAACCTTCCAAACATTAAG GTTCCTCTCATTCTGGGTATTTGGGGAGGTAAAGGTCAAGGAAAGTCTTTCCAGTGTGAACTTGTATTTGCCAAGATGGGAATCAA CCCTATTATGATGAGTGCTGGGGAATTAGAAAGTGGGAATGCAGGAGAGCCAGCAAAGTTGCTCAGGCAAAGATACAGAGAGGCGGCTGATATCATCAAGAAAGGGAAAATGTGTTGTCTTTTTATCAACGATCTTGATGCTGGAGCTGGAAGGCTTGGTGGGACTACCCAGTACACAGTGAATAACCAGATGGTAAATGCTACTCTTATGAACATTGCTGACAACCCAACCAATGTGCAGTTACCAGGCATGTATAACAAAGAAGAAAATCCCAGAGTTCCCATCATAGTAACTGGTAATGACTTCTCAACGTTATATGCGCCCCTCATTCGTGATGGTCGCATGGATAAGTTTTATTGGGCTCCGACTCGTGAAGATCGTATTGGTATTTGCACTGGAATCTTTAGGACTGATGATGTGCCTATCGAGGACATTGTCAAACTTGTTGACACCTTCCCAGGGCAGTCGATAG ACTTCTTTGGTGCTTTGAGAGCTCGAGTTTATGATGATGAAGTGAGAAAGTGGGCTGTAGGCGTTGGCGTTGAGAGCATTGGAAGAAATCTTGTTAACTCCAAGGAAGGTCCCCCAACTTTTGACCAACCAAAGATGACACTAGAAAAGCTTCTCGAATATGGCAACATGCTCATCATGGAACAGGAGAACGTGAAGAGAGTTAAATTGGCTGACAAGTATCTGAACGAAGCTGCTCTTGGAGATGCAAATGTGGATGTTGTTCAGTTTGAGACTTCTCAGG aAGCTGCCCTCGAAGTTGCAAATGAAGATGTTGTTCAGTCAGAGACTTCTAACG AAGTTGCTCTTGAAGATGCAAATGAGGATGTTGAGTCAGGAACTCCAAATG CAGCTCTTGAAAATGCCAACGAAGATACTGTTGAGGCTCTTATAGATACAAATGAGGAAGTTGTTCAGCCAGAAACATCTTATG AAGTTCCTCTTGGAAATACAAATGAGGATGCTGTTCAGTCAAAAACTTCTAATG TTGCTGTCGACGATGCAACTGAGGATGTTGTTCAGGCAGGAACTTCTG aATCGGCTCTTGTAGATGCAAATGAGGATGTCGTTCAGTCAGGAACATCTAATG aaACTGCTACTATAGATGCAAATAAGGATGTTGTTGTTCAATCAGGAACTTCTTATG aaTCTATGGGGGAAGAGGAACGCAACAAGTTAATATCACTGTTCCTGAAGGCTGTGCAGATTCATCTACTAAAAACTATGTCCCAACAGCCAGATTCAACAACAAAAGCTTCCAGCATTGACTCTTAG
- the LOC120088267 gene encoding ribulose bisphosphate carboxylase/oxygenase activase, chloroplastic isoform X20: MAATVSTVGAVNRTTLNNSNYGGLVPNSAFLGSRLKASSRFTTSKMVIGNFKIVAEHDEEKQTEKDKWRGLAFDTSDDQQDITRGKGLADPLFQAPMGTGTHNAVMSSYEYISAGLREYNFDNSVDGFYIAPAFMDKLMVHIVKNFLNLPNIKVPLILGIWGGKGQGKSFQCELVFAKMGINPIMMSAGELESGNAGEPAKLLRQRYREAADIIKKGKMCCLFINDLDAGAGRLGGTTQYTVNNQMVNATLMNIADNPTNVQLPGMYNKEENPRVPIIVTGNDFSTLYAPLIRDGRMDKFYWAPTREDRIGICTGIFRTDDVPIEDIVKLVDTFPGQSIDFFGALRARVYDDEVRKWAVGVGVESIGRNLVNSKEGPPTFDQPKMTLEKLLEYGNMLIMEQENVKRVKLADKYLNEAALGDANVDVVQFETSQEAALEVANEDVVQSETSNVALEDANEDVESGTPNDTVEALIDTNEEVVQPETSYEVPLGNTNEDAVQSKTSNEVAVDDATEDVVQAGTSESALVDANEDVVQSGTSNETATIDANKDVVVQSGTSYESMGEEERNKLISLFLKAVQIHLLKTMSQQPDSTTKASSIDS; the protein is encoded by the exons ATGGCTGCCACGGTTTCAACCGTTGGAGCTGTTAATAGAACAACG TTAAACAACAGTAACTATGGAGGTTTAGTTCCAAACTCTGCGTTTTTGGGCAGCAGGTTGAAGGCCAGTTCCAGATTCACCACCTCAAAAATGGTGATTGGAAACTTCAAGATTGTTGCCGAGCATGATGAGGAGAAGCAGACCGAGAAGGACAAATGGCGAGGCCTTGCTTTTGATACTTCTGATGACCAGCAAGACATTACCAGAGGGAAGGGATTGGCGGATCCTCTTTTCCAAGCTCCCATGGGGACAGGAACTCACAATGCTGTTATGAGTTCATATGAATACATTAGTGCTGGACTTCGAGA ATACAACTTCGACAATAGTGTGGATGGATTTTACATAGCTCCAGCTTTTATGGACAAACTTATGGTTCACATTGTTAAGAACTTCCTGAACCTTCCAAACATTAAG GTTCCTCTCATTCTGGGTATTTGGGGAGGTAAAGGTCAAGGAAAGTCTTTCCAGTGTGAACTTGTATTTGCCAAGATGGGAATCAA CCCTATTATGATGAGTGCTGGGGAATTAGAAAGTGGGAATGCAGGAGAGCCAGCAAAGTTGCTCAGGCAAAGATACAGAGAGGCGGCTGATATCATCAAGAAAGGGAAAATGTGTTGTCTTTTTATCAACGATCTTGATGCTGGAGCTGGAAGGCTTGGTGGGACTACCCAGTACACAGTGAATAACCAGATGGTAAATGCTACTCTTATGAACATTGCTGACAACCCAACCAATGTGCAGTTACCAGGCATGTATAACAAAGAAGAAAATCCCAGAGTTCCCATCATAGTAACTGGTAATGACTTCTCAACGTTATATGCGCCCCTCATTCGTGATGGTCGCATGGATAAGTTTTATTGGGCTCCGACTCGTGAAGATCGTATTGGTATTTGCACTGGAATCTTTAGGACTGATGATGTGCCTATCGAGGACATTGTCAAACTTGTTGACACCTTCCCAGGGCAGTCGATAG ACTTCTTTGGTGCTTTGAGAGCTCGAGTTTATGATGATGAAGTGAGAAAGTGGGCTGTAGGCGTTGGCGTTGAGAGCATTGGAAGAAATCTTGTTAACTCCAAGGAAGGTCCCCCAACTTTTGACCAACCAAAGATGACACTAGAAAAGCTTCTCGAATATGGCAACATGCTCATCATGGAACAGGAGAACGTGAAGAGAGTTAAATTGGCTGACAAGTATCTGAACGAAGCTGCTCTTGGAGATGCAAATGTGGATGTTGTTCAGTTTGAGACTTCTCAGG aAGCTGCCCTCGAAGTTGCAAATGAAGATGTTGTTCAGTCAGAGACTTCTAACG TTGCTCTTGAAGATGCAAATGAGGATGTTGAGTCAGGAACTCCAAATG ATACTGTTGAGGCTCTTATAGATACAAATGAGGAAGTTGTTCAGCCAGAAACATCTTATG AAGTTCCTCTTGGAAATACAAATGAGGATGCTGTTCAGTCAAAAACTTCTAATG AAGTTGCTGTCGACGATGCAACTGAGGATGTTGTTCAGGCAGGAACTTCTG aATCGGCTCTTGTAGATGCAAATGAGGATGTCGTTCAGTCAGGAACATCTAATG aaACTGCTACTATAGATGCAAATAAGGATGTTGTTGTTCAATCAGGAACTTCTTATG aaTCTATGGGGGAAGAGGAACGCAACAAGTTAATATCACTGTTCCTGAAGGCTGTGCAGATTCATCTACTAAAAACTATGTCCCAACAGCCAGATTCAACAACAAAAGCTTCCAGCATTGACTCTTAG